Proteins encoded together in one Desulfosporosinus meridiei DSM 13257 window:
- a CDS encoding M20 metallopeptidase family protein, protein MEKIKDEIASLEDELIALRRDFHKYPELGYQEFRTSGMIAEYLSSLGLEVTRLEKTGVVGLLKGEGGAGKTLLLRADMDALPIEEQTDLTFKSEIPGVMHACGHDGHCAIQLIVAKVLANHKDEIKGCVKFVFQPNEEEAGALDMIQAGVLENPKVDAALALHLWSAIPSGKIGLSDGPVLGTTEEFELKIIGKSGHTSAPHTALDPILGAAKVIDAVQSLATREFDPLLPIVIMFGKIHSGSVRNAIPDFVELGGTIRFLFNNESVAKPMILESFERVIKGTCAALNLDYELNFIPSNPSLVNDPAMVALVKSAAADTYSSLGNVEVFRSLAGEDFAEFSQRVPSVMTFVGINNPQTKSNYPHHNSSFDIDEAMLKYGAELQVRSALRFLSV, encoded by the coding sequence ATGGAGAAGATTAAAGACGAAATCGCTTCCTTAGAGGATGAGCTTATTGCCTTAAGACGAGATTTTCACAAGTATCCGGAATTGGGATATCAGGAATTCCGTACCTCAGGCATGATTGCAGAATACCTGAGCAGCTTGGGCTTAGAAGTTACCAGGCTGGAGAAGACAGGTGTGGTTGGCTTGTTAAAGGGTGAGGGGGGAGCAGGTAAAACCTTGCTGCTTCGTGCGGATATGGATGCCCTCCCCATCGAAGAGCAGACGGATTTAACCTTTAAATCCGAAATACCGGGAGTGATGCATGCCTGCGGTCACGATGGGCACTGTGCAATTCAACTGATTGTCGCCAAGGTCCTAGCTAATCATAAAGATGAAATTAAAGGGTGTGTGAAATTTGTTTTCCAGCCCAATGAAGAGGAGGCAGGGGCTCTGGACATGATTCAGGCCGGAGTTCTGGAAAATCCCAAGGTCGACGCTGCCTTAGCCCTGCATCTTTGGAGTGCCATTCCCAGCGGGAAAATTGGTCTGAGTGACGGGCCGGTCTTAGGAACTACTGAAGAATTCGAACTGAAAATTATCGGTAAGTCCGGCCACACATCGGCTCCCCATACAGCCCTGGACCCCATTTTAGGGGCGGCAAAAGTCATTGATGCCGTTCAGTCACTGGCCACTCGGGAATTTGACCCCTTGCTGCCTATTGTCATCATGTTCGGAAAAATTCATAGCGGCAGTGTCCGAAATGCTATTCCCGATTTTGTGGAACTGGGGGGAACCATTCGCTTCCTATTTAACAATGAATCCGTAGCTAAGCCCATGATTTTAGAAAGCTTTGAGAGAGTGATTAAGGGAACCTGTGCAGCCTTGAATTTAGACTATGAACTGAACTTTATTCCCAGCAATCCATCCCTGGTTAATGACCCGGCTATGGTTGCTTTGGTAAAGAGCGCTGCCGCAGACACCTATTCCTCCCTCGGCAATGTAGAAGTGTTTCGCAGTCTGGCAGGAGAGGATTTTGCTGAATTCAGCCAGCGAGTTCCTTCCGTCATGACCTTTGTGGGGATTAACAATCCCCAAACCAAGTCGAACTACCCCCACCATAACTCTTCCTTTGATATTGATGAAGCCATGTTGAAATACGGTGCTGAACTGCAGGTAAGATCAGCCTTGCGTTTTCTCAGCGTCTAA